One region of Xyrauchen texanus isolate HMW12.3.18 chromosome 11, RBS_HiC_50CHRs, whole genome shotgun sequence genomic DNA includes:
- the c11h19orf67 gene encoding UPF0575 protein C19orf67 homolog: MANEEYTELSSPCKENDTNQSLTEARATTKTLEEDNPMALSFGDERHFLVEGATDSSPSCQEKRMMDEKISPVEKQLHYLLNKADEFQAQLVWSRDCLQNDGFACIVPTFLQTCHLFFTYLESTARNSQPFCPPLSIYIRTQFLQFSQQLCSRLEQLVLMYASFNIISLEETDPLSISHFYIGQCQIDNMKLSIFRYCCPTPFLASASTGLYKRMRWNVEREGGDRYDSAEFYFLCFEDVPEVEDVEGEQECEGERTETGRDRRVARIWSIGQWVQTYPDPDTDDITDWVLCSVPCGQYKQLLCLGSEEPSSYTATDCLLEVLLSEKMDANSVAET; the protein is encoded by the exons ATGGCTAACGAAGAGTACACTGAGTTGTCATCACCATGCAAGGAGAACGACACAAATCAGTCTCTGACAGAAGCAAGAGCAACTACAAAGACTTTAgaag AGGACAATCCAATGGCGCTCTCTTTTGGCGATGAGAGGCATTTCTTGGTTGAAGGCGCAACGGACTCTTCACCATCATGTCAGGAAAAGAGAATGATGGATGAAAAAATCTCTCCCGTTGAAAAGCAACTTCACTACCTGCTAAACAAGGCTGATGAGTTTCAAGCACAGCTAGTGTGGAG CCGAGACTGCCTCCAGAATGATGGGTTTGCCTGTATTGTTCCCACGTTCCTGCAAACTTGTCACCTGTTCTTCACTTACCTGGAGTCGACCGCCAGAAACTCCCAGCCCTTTTGCCCACCTCTGTCCATATACATTCGGACACAG TTTTTGCAGTTTTCTCAGCAGCTGTGCTCACGTCTGGAGCAGCTGGTGTTGATGTACGCCTCCTTCAATATTATCTCACTAGAGGAAACTGATCCACTGAG TATCTCACACTTCTATATTGGCCAGTGTCAGATAGACAACATGAAGCTGTCAATCTTCCGGTACTGTTGCCCAACCCCCTTTCTTGCCTCAGCCAGTACAGGGCTATACAAGCGTATGCGCTGGAATGTGGAGCGAGAGGGAGGAGACAGATATGACAGTGCAGAGTT TTACTTTCTGTGCTTTGAGGATGTCCCGGAGGTAGAAGATGTGGAAGGAGAACAAGAGTGTGAGGGAGAAAGGACAGAAACTGGGAGAGATAGAAGAGTGGCGAGGATTTGGTCTATTGGCCAGTGGGTCCAGACATATCCTGACCCAGACACAGATGACATCACAGACTG GGTGTTGTGTTCAGTCCCTTGTGGTCAGTACAAACAGCTGTTGTGTCTGGGAAGTGAAGAGCCCTCATCCTACACTGCCACTGATTGCCTGCTGGAGGTGCTGTTGTCTGAGAAAATGGATGCCAACTCTGTTGCTGAAACATGA
- the LOC127652218 gene encoding inner centromere protein-like, with amino-acid sequence MTMSSKIRLRPRPAHVIQPPRLPNDLPPRKPSTGSNMQLRCLEQHQKQLHEIQQRHEKQNREQECQEPSREEKEVRNEKEDKLETQTRTLLELQLKQKELKQHQQIMQWQQELEEQQQKQKIPPVLLSPSSGLCTIYESVEISDAEDVEENEQVFEETKNAEDKISFKVFPNEDEPRCTKENNEDYLYSQFTTPSQAPTRDQQREFGEKGIAADQTSPPQSPSQSPELTPPLEFDWGKKVDIVQQLINQTLLLAGDGCSPLLLLPGVTGGTLSPLESSLWPNLLPPLTPPSATVTSVSSFSSEAPGSSSQGEWTVVELETHH; translated from the coding sequence ATGACAATGTCCTCTAAAATTCGCCTCCGACCACGTCCTGCCCATGTAATCCAACCACCACGGCTTCCAAATGACCTTCCTCCGAGAAAACCAAGTACAGGGTCAAACATGCAGCTTCGATGTCTAGAGCAACACCAAAAACAGCTTCATGAGATCCAGCAACGGCATGAAAAACAGAATCGAGAACAAGAGTGTCAGGAACCATCCAGGGAGGAGAAAGAAGTGAGGAATGAAAAGGAGGATAAGTTGGAGACACAGACGAGGACATTACTTGAGTTGCAACTTAAGCAGAAAGAACTGAAGCAGCATCAGCAAATCATGCAATGGCAACAAGAACTTGAAGAGCAgcagcaaaaacaaaagattccACCAGTCCTCCTCTCTCCTTCATCAGGCCTCTGTACAATTTATGAATCTGTGGAAATAAGTGACGCTGAAGATGTAGAGGAGAATGAACAAGTGTTTGAGGAAACAAAAAATGCAGAGGACAAAATTAGCTTTAAGGTGTTCCCTAATGAAGACGAACCAAGATGTACtaaagaaaataatgaagatTATCTTTATTCACAATTCACAACACCTTCCCAAGCACCTACTCGGGACCAACAGCGAGAATTTGGGGAAAAGGGCATTGCAGCAGACCAAACCAGTCCTCCACAATCTCCCTCTCAATCTCCTGAGTTAACCCCACCTCTAGAGTTTGATTGGGGCAAGAAGGTGGATATTGTCCAGCAGCTGATCAATCAGACATTACTGCTTGCAGGTGATGGTTGCTCGCCTCTTCTTCTCCTACCTGGAGTGACAGGTGGGACGCTTAGCCCCCTGGAAAGCAGCTTGTGGCCCAACCTGTTACCTCCACTTACACCCCCTTCAGCGACCGTGACTTCTGTAAGCAGCTTCTCGTCTGAGGCTCCGGGCAGCTCTTCTCAGGGTGAGTGGACAGTTGTAGAGCTGGAGACGCATCATTAA